GGAGCCGGGCAAGTCCGTCGAGGGCGCGAACTGGGTCGGCCGCGCCGAGGCCGAGGCCGAGATCGAGGCCTCGTACAAGCGCCTGGAGGCGCAGGGCGGCCACCACTGAGCTCCGGCTCGGCGGCGGTGACGGGCCGGGGGTCTCCCCCGGGCCCCGTACGGCTGTGACATGGCGGGCGGCATCCCCTGGGGGGTGCCGCCCGTCGCCGTGTTCGGCGGAGAAACGGGCGGCACCAGGTTTCGACGGGGAGGAAACGGTTCCGCATACTGATACTCCGGGTGATCACGAACGGGAGGACGCGTGGCGGAGGCCGACGGGGCCGAGGACAGGAAGCCCCAGTCCGACGAAGCGCACAGCGCCTTCACGCCGCCTCCCGGCACCGGGCCGGAGGTGTCCGCCGACGATCAGCCCACCTCGGAGTTCGTTCGCCCGCCGAACACCGAACCGGCCCCGCCCGAGCCCGAGGGGTCCGCCTTCGCCGCGCCCGCCACCTACAGCGCCGCGCAGTCCCCGCCCGCGTACACCCCGGGCCAGGGGTTCCCCGTCGCCCAGATGAAGGAGTCCCCCTGGCAGGACCGCATGCGCACGATGCTGCGCATGCCGGTCGACGTGCGCCCCGTACCGGACCTCGTGCAGCGGCCGAGCGAGACCGGGCCCGCCGTGGGCCGCGTACTCGACCTGACGCTGCGCATCGGGGAGCTGCTGCTGTCGGGCGGCGAGGGCTCCGAGGACGTGGAGGCCGCGATGTTCGCCGTGGCCCGCTCCTACGGGCTGGACCGCTGCGAGCCGACCGTCACCTTCACCATGCTGTCGATCACGCACCAGCCGTCGCTGGTCGACCACCCGGTCTCGGCGAGCCGGACCGTGCGCCGCCGGGGCACCGACTACACCCGGCTGGCGGCCGTGTTCCGGCTGGTGGCCGACATCAGCTCGGCGGAGACCGACGTCTCGCTGGAGGATGCCTACCGGCGCCTCGCCGAGATCCGGCGCAACCGGCACCCGTACCCCACGTGGGTGCTCACGGCGGCCGCGGGGCTGCTCGCCGGGGCCGCCTCGATCCTGGTCGGCGGCGGGGTGCTGGTCTTCTTCGCGGCGGCGCTCGGCGCGGTCCTCGGCGACCGGCTCGCGTGGCTGTGCGCCGGGCGAGGACTGCCGGAGTTCTACCAGTTCGTGGTCGCGGCGATGCCGCCGGCCGCCTTCGGCGTGGCGCTCAAGCTCGCCGAGATCGAGAACATCAAGGCCTCCGCCGTGATCACCGGCGGGCTGTTCGCGCTGCTGCCGGGACGGGCCCTGGTCGCGGCCGTGCAGGACGGCCTGACCGGCTTCTACATCACCGCCGCCGCCCGGCTCCTGGAGGTGATGTACCTCTTCATCGGCATCATCATGGGCGTGCTGGTCGTGCTCTACCTCGGGCTGCAGCTGGGCGCCTCGCCCAAGCCCGAGGAGGTCCTGCAGATCACCCAGCGGCCGCTGATCCAGATCGCGGCGTCGATGGTGCTCGTCTTCACCTTCGCGATCCTGCTCCAGCAGGAGCGCTCCACGGTGTGGATCGTGACCCTCAACGGCGGGGTGGCGTGGGTGACCTTCGGGGCCCTGCACTACGCGGGCGGGATCCCGCCCGTGCCGTCCACGTGCGTCGCGGCCGGTCTGGTGGGCCTCTTCGGGCAGCTCTTCTCCCGCTACCGCTTCGCGTCCGCCCTGCCGTACGTCACGGCCGCCATCGGGCCGCTGCTGCCCGGCTCGGCGACGTACTACGGGCTGCTGCTGATCGCCGAGGACCGGCTGAACGAGGGGCTGGGCTCCCTGGTGAACGCCGCGGCCATCGCCCTGGCCATCGCGATCGGGGTGAACCTGGGGTCGGAGGCCTCCCGGCTGTTCATGCGCATCCCCGGCGCGGCGAGCGCCGTCAAGGGCCGCGCGGCGGCGAAGCGGACCCGCGGCTACTGATGGCCGCCGGCGGCCCCCACAACGGCCCCGGCACCGGCCCGCACACACTGCGGGCCGCACCCCCTGCCCCGGCGGGGCGGGCGTGCGGCCCGTACGACGTGTCGTCCTGCGCGTGGTGTCAGCGCTTGGCGTGGCGCCCGCGCTGGCCCGGGGACTGCGGACCGGAGCCGTCGGCGACCGCGGCCGCCTCCGGGGCCTGGCCGGCGGCGGCCTTGTTCTCCTTGCGGGCCTTCAGCACCTCGAAGACCACCGGGATGACGGAGACGAGGACGATGCCGACGAGGATCGGCTCGACGTTCGTCTTGATGAACTCGATCTGGCCGAGCCAGTAGCCCGCGACGGTGACGCCCGCGCCCCACGCGATGCCGCCGATGACGTTGTAGGTCAGGAAGGTGCGGTACTTCATCGAGCCGGCGCCCGCGACCATCGGGGCGAAGGTGCGGATGATCGGCACGAAGCGGGCGAGCACGATGGCCTTGGGGCCGTGCTTGTCCATGAACTCGTGCGCCTTGTCCAGGTTCTCCCGCTTGAAGAGCTTGGAGTTGGGCCGGTTGAAGAGCTTCGGCCCGAAGAACTTGCCGATCATGTAGCCGACCTGGTCGCCGATGATGGCCGCGGCGACGATCAGGGTGCAGACCAGCCACAGCGGCTGCTTGATGTACTGCCCGTCCGCGACCAGCAGGCCCGCGGTGAAGAGCAGGGAGTCGCCGGGCAGGAAGGCGAAGAGGCCCGACTCGGCGAAGACGATGACCAGGATGCCGATCAGGCCGAAGTGCGAGATCAGGTAGTCCGGGGACAGCCACTCAGGGCCGAGCGCAAGCGTATACACGGGTTCCGGACTCTCCTGGATCGGGGGGAAGGCAGGGATGGGGGCGGTTTCAATTATCAACGCACACGACCCCCGCCCGGTTCCAGGTACCGGCGGGGGTCGCGCGCGTGATGTTCCGCTTACACTCCGCGCACGCCGTTCGCCAGGATCGCGTCCCTCAGGTGTGCGGCCATGCCCGGCTTCACCGCGTCGTAGAACGCCGTGAAGCGCTCGTCCGCCACGTACATCTCGCCGAGGCAGGTGTGCATCTCGTACGGGCAGTCGTAGAACCACTTGTGGATGTGCAGGCGGTGCTCCTCGGCCAGGTCCATCGCGGCCTCGCCCTCGGCGGGTTCACCGGCCTCCATGGCAGCGGCGTACCGGCGGCCCCAGTCGGCGGACTCGTCCTGCATCCGCTGCCAGTCGTCCTTCGTGTACGAGGCCGCGCGGCGCTGGGACTCGGCGTACGCCTCGGTGTCGCCCCACCGCTCCTGGACCTCCTCCGCGTACTGCTCGGGGTCCTGCTCCCCGAAGACCTCGAACTTCTCCTCGGGCGTGAGGTTGATGCCCATCTTCTTCGCCTCCATGGCGTGCTCAACGGCCTTGGCCATCTGCTGGAGCCGGGCGATCCGGTCGGTCAGCAGGGCATGCTGCCGGCGCAGATGCTCCTGTGGATCCGACTTCGGGTCGTCCAGCAGGACCGCGACCTCGTCGAGGGGGAAGCCGAGCTCCCGGTAGAACAGGATCCGCTGCAGCCGGTCCAGGTCGGCGTCGTCGTACCGCCGGTGTCCCGCGTGGCTGCGGCCGCCCGGGGAGAGCAGCCCGATCTCGTCGTAGTGGTGCAGGGTGCGCACCGTGACCCCGGCGAAACCCGCCACCTGGCCCACTGAGTAGCCCATCTCTTCCCTCCTCTGCTCGGGTACGCCCCCCACTGTGGTTCCTCACGCCGCGTGAGGTGCAAGTCCTTCCCCGAGCTACCTGCTCAGCCCCCGGTAACGGCCCACGGCCAGCGGGAAGAAGACCGCGAGCAGCAGCAGCGGCCAGGCGACCGCCAGCAGGGCCGCGTGGTCGGCGGCCCATGAGGGCGGGGCCGCGACCGGGTTGCCGAACAGGTCGCGGACGGCGGTGGCCGTCGCCGAGAGCGGGTTCCATTCCACCACCGCGCCCAGCCAGCCCGGCATCGACTCCGGCGTGGCGAACGCGTTGGACAGGAAGCCCACCGGCCAGACCAGGATCTGCACCGCCTGCACCAGCTCGGGCCGGCCCGCGACCATGCCGAGCCAGATCCCGATCCACAGCATCGCCAGGCGCAGCAGCAGGAGCAGTCCGAAGGCGAGCAGGGCGGCCGCCGCGCCGCCGTGCCATCGCCAGCCGAGCAGCAGCCCGACCGCGGCCAGGACCAGCAGGCCCACCGCCGACTGGAGCATGTCGGCGGCGCTGCGGCCCACCAGGACCGCGGAGGAGGACATGGGCATGGCGCGGAAGCGGTCGATCACCCCCTTGTTCAGGTCCTGGGTGACGGCCGTGAGGGTGGCCTCCAGGCCGAAGGCCATGGTCAGGGCGAGCATCCCGGGGACCAGGAACTCGACGTACTCGCCGTCGATCCCGCGCCCGCCGCCCACCAGGAAGCCGAACATCAGCAGCATCATCACGGGGAAGACCAGCCCGACGAGCATCTGCACCGGCTGCCGCGCCCAGTGCGCCAGCTCGCGCCGGGTCATCGTCCAGGAGTCCGAGACCACCCAGGCCGCGCTCATGCGGCCACCTCCTCGCGGTCGGTCAGGTGCAGGAAGACCTCGTCGAGCGTGGGGCGCCGGACGGCGAGGTCGGCCGCCTCGATGCCCGCCTCCTGCAGCGTCCGCAGGGTCCGGGCCAGTCCGGCCATGCGGTCCTGGACGGGGAAGCTCAGGGTCAGGGTGTCGGGGTCGACGGCGGGGTCGGGCAGCAGCCGCGCCGCGTGCGCCAGGCGCGCCGCGTCCCGCAGGACCACGACGATCCGGTCCCGGCCGACCAGGGCCTTCAGTTCGTCGGCCGTGCCCTCGGCCGCGACCCGGCCGCCGTCGATCAGGGAGAGCCGGTGGGCCAGCTGGTCGGCCTCCTCCAGGTACTGCGTGGTGAGCAGCACGGTGGTGCCGCCGCCGACCAGGGAGCGGACCGCGTTCCACACCTCGGCGCGGCCCCGCGGGTCGAGGCCGGTGGTCGGCTCGTCCAGGAACAGCACCTCCGGGTCGGTGATCAGGGAGGCGGCGAGGTCGAGCCGGCGCCGCATGCCGCCGCTGTACTGCTTCACGGGCTTGCGGCCGGTGTCCGCGAGGCCGAAGCGCTCCAGCAGCTCGTCGGCGCGCAGCCCGGCCCGGCGCGCGCCCAGGTGGTGGAGGCGTCCGAACATCTCCAGGTTCTGCCGTCCGGCCAGTTCCTCGTCGAGCGCGGCGTGCTGGCCGAGGAGGCCGATGCGGGAGCGTACGGCCGCCGGGTCGGCGGCCACGTCGTGGCCCGCCACGCGGACCGTCCCCTCGTCGTGCCGGAGCAGGGTGCTCATGATGCGCACGGCCGTGGTCTTGCCGGCGCCGTTGGGGCCGAGCACGGCGTGGACGGTGCCGCGCGCCACCTCCAGGTCGAGCCCGGCCAGGGCCTGCTTGTCGCCATACCGCTTGTGAACGCCTGCGACGGAGATCGCCAAAGCCACTCCTCACTAGTCAAACTTGATTACCGCGAGCCGCAAAGGTAATGCCCGCTCGCGAGCTAGTCAAACTTGATTACGCCCTCAGGCGTAGGGATTCTCCTGACCCTCCGCCAGCACCCCCACGAAGGGCTCTCCGCCCTCGCCCGCGAAGGAGTACGCGCCCCCCTCGATCCGGGCGATCAGCCCCCGCGTCCACTCCGCCTCCGCGTCCGCGGAGTGCACCCACCTGTGCATGATCTCGCCGATGTGGCCCAGCGGCTCCGGACCGCCCTCGGGCGTGTAGTAGTCGGTCACCGACGACCGCCAGCCCGCCAGCTTCGCCAACCGCTCCCGCAGCAGCGCGAGCACTTCCGCCCGCGGCAGGTCGACCATGAAGCCGATCGCCGCCGACAGCACGTCCGCCTTCTGGTCGAACGCCGCGAGCGCCTCGCGCAGCAGCCTGAAGTACTCCTCCCGGCCGGCGTCCGTCACCTCGTACTCGGTGCGCGGCGGTCCGCCCGCCGCGCTCGGCGCCACCTCGTGCGCGTGCAGGACGCCCTGCTTCGCCATCTGCTTCAGGGCGTGGTAGATCGATCCCGGCTTGGTGTTCGACCACTCGTGGGCGCCCCAGTACTCCAGGTCGTTGCGCACCTGGTACCCGTGGGCGCGCCCGTGCTGGCGGACGGCGCCGAGGACAAGAAGCCGGATCGCTGACATGGGGCCAGGCTATGTCCCCCCGGTTCAGCCCATCGCCTTGGTGCCGTCGACGGACTCGCGGATGACGTCCGCGTGGCCCGCGTGCCGGGCGAACTCCTCCACCAGGTGCAGCAGCATCCAGCGGACCGACACCTTGGTGTCCTTGGGGAACCACGGCGC
This DNA window, taken from Streptomyces sp. TN58, encodes the following:
- a CDS encoding threonine/serine ThrE exporter family protein: MAEADGAEDRKPQSDEAHSAFTPPPGTGPEVSADDQPTSEFVRPPNTEPAPPEPEGSAFAAPATYSAAQSPPAYTPGQGFPVAQMKESPWQDRMRTMLRMPVDVRPVPDLVQRPSETGPAVGRVLDLTLRIGELLLSGGEGSEDVEAAMFAVARSYGLDRCEPTVTFTMLSITHQPSLVDHPVSASRTVRRRGTDYTRLAAVFRLVADISSAETDVSLEDAYRRLAEIRRNRHPYPTWVLTAAAGLLAGAASILVGGGVLVFFAAALGAVLGDRLAWLCAGRGLPEFYQFVVAAMPPAAFGVALKLAEIENIKASAVITGGLFALLPGRALVAAVQDGLTGFYITAAARLLEVMYLFIGIIMGVLVVLYLGLQLGASPKPEEVLQITQRPLIQIAASMVLVFTFAILLQQERSTVWIVTLNGGVAWVTFGALHYAGGIPPVPSTCVAAGLVGLFGQLFSRYRFASALPYVTAAIGPLLPGSATYYGLLLIAEDRLNEGLGSLVNAAAIALAIAIGVNLGSEASRLFMRIPGAASAVKGRAAAKRTRGY
- a CDS encoding DedA family protein, whose amino-acid sequence is MYTLALGPEWLSPDYLISHFGLIGILVIVFAESGLFAFLPGDSLLFTAGLLVADGQYIKQPLWLVCTLIVAAAIIGDQVGYMIGKFFGPKLFNRPNSKLFKRENLDKAHEFMDKHGPKAIVLARFVPIIRTFAPMVAGAGSMKYRTFLTYNVIGGIAWGAGVTVAGYWLGQIEFIKTNVEPILVGIVLVSVIPVVFEVLKARKENKAAAGQAPEAAAVADGSGPQSPGQRGRHAKR
- a CDS encoding MerR family transcriptional regulator — encoded protein: MGYSVGQVAGFAGVTVRTLHHYDEIGLLSPGGRSHAGHRRYDDADLDRLQRILFYRELGFPLDEVAVLLDDPKSDPQEHLRRQHALLTDRIARLQQMAKAVEHAMEAKKMGINLTPEEKFEVFGEQDPEQYAEEVQERWGDTEAYAESQRRAASYTKDDWQRMQDESADWGRRYAAAMEAGEPAEGEAAMDLAEEHRLHIHKWFYDCPYEMHTCLGEMYVADERFTAFYDAVKPGMAAHLRDAILANGVRGV
- a CDS encoding ABC transporter permease — protein: MSAAWVVSDSWTMTRRELAHWARQPVQMLVGLVFPVMMLLMFGFLVGGGRGIDGEYVEFLVPGMLALTMAFGLEATLTAVTQDLNKGVIDRFRAMPMSSSAVLVGRSAADMLQSAVGLLVLAAVGLLLGWRWHGGAAAALLAFGLLLLLRLAMLWIGIWLGMVAGRPELVQAVQILVWPVGFLSNAFATPESMPGWLGAVVEWNPLSATATAVRDLFGNPVAAPPSWAADHAALLAVAWPLLLLAVFFPLAVGRYRGLSR
- a CDS encoding daunorubicin resistance protein DrrA family ABC transporter ATP-binding protein, with translation MALAISVAGVHKRYGDKQALAGLDLEVARGTVHAVLGPNGAGKTTAVRIMSTLLRHDEGTVRVAGHDVAADPAAVRSRIGLLGQHAALDEELAGRQNLEMFGRLHHLGARRAGLRADELLERFGLADTGRKPVKQYSGGMRRRLDLAASLITDPEVLFLDEPTTGLDPRGRAEVWNAVRSLVGGGTTVLLTTQYLEEADQLAHRLSLIDGGRVAAEGTADELKALVGRDRIVVVLRDAARLAHAARLLPDPAVDPDTLTLSFPVQDRMAGLARTLRTLQEAGIEAADLAVRRPTLDEVFLHLTDREEVAA
- a CDS encoding PadR family transcriptional regulator; this translates as MSAIRLLVLGAVRQHGRAHGYQVRNDLEYWGAHEWSNTKPGSIYHALKQMAKQGVLHAHEVAPSAAGGPPRTEYEVTDAGREEYFRLLREALAAFDQKADVLSAAIGFMVDLPRAEVLALLRERLAKLAGWRSSVTDYYTPEGGPEPLGHIGEIMHRWVHSADAEAEWTRGLIARIEGGAYSFAGEGGEPFVGVLAEGQENPYA